A window of Marinobacter salarius contains these coding sequences:
- the rplT gene encoding 50S ribosomal protein L20 — MPRVKRGVVARRRHKKILSQAKGYYGARSRVFRVAKQAVIKAGQYAYRDRRNRKRSFRALWIARINAGARANGLSYSRLIAGLKKANVEIDRKVLADLAMNEQQAFTAVVEKAKASL; from the coding sequence ATGCCTCGCGTAAAACGTGGTGTGGTTGCACGCCGTCGTCATAAAAAGATTCTCAGTCAGGCCAAGGGTTATTACGGAGCGCGTAGCCGCGTCTTCCGCGTAGCCAAACAGGCGGTTATCAAGGCCGGTCAGTACGCTTACCGTGACCGTCGTAACCGTAAGCGCTCGTTCCGCGCACTGTGGATTGCCCGTATCAATGCTGGCGCCCGTGCCAACGGCCTGTCTTACAGCCGTCTGATTGCTGGCCTGAAGAAGGCCAATGTTGAGATCGACCGTAAAGTTCTGGCCGACCTGGCCATGAACGAGCAGCAGGCGTTTACCGCTGTTGTTGAGAAGGCCAAAGCGTCTCTGTGA
- the rpmI gene encoding 50S ribosomal protein L35, giving the protein MPKMKTKSGATKRFKKTATGFKHKQSFTSHILTKKSPKRKRQLRGTKLIAKSDVASIKRMTAC; this is encoded by the coding sequence ATGCCCAAGATGAAAACCAAAAGCGGGGCCACCAAGCGGTTCAAGAAGACCGCTACTGGCTTTAAGCATAAGCAGTCCTTCACCAGTCATATCTTGACCAAGAAGAGCCCGAAGCGTAAGCGTCAGCTCCGTGGTACCAAGTTGATTGCCAAGTCCGATGTGGCTTCAATCAAACGTATGACGGCGTGCTGA
- the infC gene encoding translation initiation factor IF-3, with translation MIIKQRANRGRTPKAPINENIDATEVRLIDAEGNQVGVVPIEDALKQAEEASLDLVQVTDSDPIVCKIMDYGKKIFDEKKAKAAAKKKQKQTQVKELKFRPGTEEGDYQVKLRNLVRFLENGDRGKITIRFRGREMAHQEIGMKLMNRIEVDIEELAQVEQRPKMEGRQMTMVVAPRKKK, from the coding sequence CTGATTATTAAACAGCGAGCGAATCGGGGGCGCACTCCAAAAGCGCCGATCAACGAGAACATTGACGCAACTGAAGTTCGTCTGATCGATGCCGAAGGCAATCAGGTCGGTGTCGTACCGATTGAAGATGCACTCAAGCAGGCTGAAGAAGCGTCTCTTGACCTGGTTCAGGTTACGGATTCCGATCCGATCGTCTGTAAGATAATGGACTACGGCAAGAAAATCTTCGATGAGAAGAAGGCCAAAGCGGCTGCCAAGAAAAAGCAGAAGCAGACGCAGGTCAAAGAGCTTAAGTTCCGGCCAGGAACTGAAGAAGGGGATTATCAGGTCAAACTACGCAACCTGGTACGTTTCCTTGAAAACGGGGACCGCGGCAAAATCACTATCCGCTTCCGTGGGCGTGAGATGGCACACCAGGAAATTGGTATGAAGCTCATGAACAGGATCGAAGTGGATATTGAAGAGCTTGCCCAGGTAGAACAGCGGCCGAAAATGGAAGGCCGCCAGATGACCATGGTAGTGGCCCCCCGTAAAAAGAAGTGA
- the thrS gene encoding threonine--tRNA ligase, whose amino-acid sequence MPVVTLPDGSHRSFAESVTVHDVAADIGAGLAKAAIAGRVNGQLVDTSFPIEEDAELAIVTERDEDGVDIIRHSTAHLLAMAVKELFPSAQVTIGPVVDNGFYYDFKFDRPFTNEDLSRIEKRMEELAKQDIPVSRSVMSRDEAVRLFDEMGEEYKVRIIEDIPGEEDLSFYRQGDFIDLCRGPHVPNTGKLKAFKLTKVAGAYWRGDTSNEQLQRVYGTAWGNKKDLKAYLHRLEEAEKRDHRKIGKKLSLFHMQEEAPGMVFWHPDGWSLYQEIEQYMRRKQHEHGYQEIKTPQVVSRALWEKSGHWDKFKDDMFTTESEKHDYAIKPMNCPCHVQVFNQGLKSYKDLPLRLAEFGSCHRNEASGALHGLMRVRGFTQDDAHIFCEEDAIQQEVSDFIGMLHEIYADFGFTEILYKLSTRPEKRVGSDEVWDKAEAALEEALNREGVDWELLPGEGAFYGPKIEFSLKDCIGRVWQCGTIQVDFSMPGRLGAQYVADNSERKTPVMLHRAVLGSFERFIGILIEEYEGAFPTWLAPTQIAVLNITDNQRDYCQNLAKKWDSLGYRVNADLRNEKIGFKIREHTINKVPFLVVIGDKEVENNAVAVRTRKGEDLGTLSLEAFEQLMADEINRKGRTKTEI is encoded by the coding sequence ATGCCTGTTGTTACCCTGCCGGATGGCAGTCACCGCAGTTTTGCCGAATCTGTTACCGTTCACGATGTCGCCGCAGACATTGGTGCCGGGCTTGCCAAGGCCGCCATTGCCGGCCGTGTAAATGGCCAACTGGTCGATACCAGCTTCCCGATTGAAGAAGACGCTGAGCTTGCCATTGTCACCGAGCGTGATGAAGACGGCGTCGACATTATCCGCCACTCCACCGCACATCTCCTGGCCATGGCGGTCAAGGAACTGTTTCCTTCCGCTCAGGTGACTATTGGTCCGGTTGTGGACAACGGGTTCTATTACGATTTCAAATTCGACCGGCCGTTCACCAATGAAGATCTGAGCCGGATCGAAAAGCGCATGGAAGAGCTGGCCAAGCAGGATATTCCGGTGTCCCGATCGGTCATGTCCCGTGACGAAGCTGTCCGTCTGTTTGATGAGATGGGCGAGGAATACAAGGTTCGCATCATTGAGGATATTCCCGGCGAGGAAGATCTGTCCTTCTACCGCCAGGGTGACTTTATCGATCTGTGTCGTGGCCCTCACGTGCCCAACACCGGCAAGCTCAAGGCCTTCAAGCTGACCAAGGTTGCCGGCGCCTACTGGCGCGGCGATACCAGCAACGAGCAGTTGCAGAGGGTGTATGGCACTGCCTGGGGCAACAAGAAAGACCTGAAGGCCTATCTGCATCGCCTGGAAGAGGCCGAGAAGCGCGACCACCGCAAGATCGGCAAGAAATTGAGCCTGTTCCACATGCAGGAAGAGGCCCCTGGCATGGTGTTCTGGCATCCGGATGGCTGGTCCCTGTATCAGGAGATCGAGCAGTACATGCGCCGCAAGCAGCATGAGCATGGTTACCAGGAAATCAAGACGCCGCAGGTGGTTTCCAGGGCGCTTTGGGAAAAGTCAGGGCACTGGGACAAGTTCAAGGACGACATGTTTACCACGGAGTCCGAGAAGCACGACTACGCCATCAAGCCGATGAACTGTCCCTGCCATGTGCAGGTTTTCAACCAGGGCCTGAAAAGCTACAAGGACCTGCCACTGCGTCTGGCCGAGTTCGGTTCCTGTCACCGTAACGAGGCGTCTGGTGCCTTGCATGGTTTGATGCGGGTTCGCGGGTTTACCCAGGACGATGCCCACATTTTCTGTGAAGAGGATGCCATTCAGCAGGAAGTGTCTGACTTTATCGGCATGCTCCACGAGATTTATGCGGATTTCGGGTTTACGGAGATTCTTTACAAGCTCTCAACCCGTCCGGAAAAGCGGGTTGGCTCGGACGAAGTCTGGGACAAAGCGGAAGCCGCGCTGGAAGAAGCATTGAACCGGGAAGGCGTTGATTGGGAGCTTTTGCCGGGTGAGGGCGCCTTTTATGGCCCGAAAATCGAGTTTTCGCTGAAAGACTGCATCGGACGGGTGTGGCAATGTGGTACCATTCAGGTCGATTTTTCCATGCCGGGACGGCTGGGTGCCCAATATGTGGCAGATAACTCCGAGCGCAAGACGCCGGTGATGTTGCACAGGGCGGTTCTTGGTTCGTTCGAGCGCTTTATTGGTATCCTCATCGAGGAATACGAGGGTGCTTTCCCGACATGGCTTGCGCCAACGCAGATCGCGGTGCTGAATATTACCGACAATCAGCGGGATTATTGCCAGAATCTTGCGAAAAAGTGGGATTCCCTTGGCTATAGGGTTAATGCTGACTTGAGAAACGAGAAGATCGGCTTTAAAATCCGCGAGCATACTATTAACAAAGTTCCCTTCCTTGTTGTTATCGGCGACAAAGAAGTTGAAAACAACGCCGTTGCGGTGAGAACCCGCAAGGGTGAGGATCTGGGAACTTTATCGCTGGAAGCGTTTGAGCAGCTGATGGCTGACGAAATCAATCGCAAAGGCAGAACCAAAACGGAGATCTGA